Proteins found in one Halobellus limi genomic segment:
- a CDS encoding IclR family transcriptional regulator, with translation MSSTIPVKAAKNSMKIVEALRELNGAGVSEVAQHVSMPTSTVYDHLQTLTQEEYLIKENNQYYIGARFLQLGDYARSRRKLFTIAQPEIDKLAQKTGGHANLMIEEHNIGVFIYTAQGPEAVRLDTHAGMRVPLHTTALGKAIMAYLPRDEVEEIIDCRGLTKVTENTITGRERLFEEFQAIRERGFATDDEERVEGMRCIAVPITNEAGRAMAAVSISGLKRRMKGDKFTEEIPEQVLQSANAIEVNLTYS, from the coding sequence ATGTCATCGACAATCCCCGTGAAGGCGGCCAAAAACTCGATGAAGATCGTTGAAGCACTCAGGGAACTCAACGGAGCTGGAGTCTCCGAGGTGGCGCAACACGTGTCTATGCCCACCAGTACGGTTTATGATCATCTCCAGACACTCACGCAAGAGGAATATCTGATAAAAGAAAATAACCAGTACTATATTGGGGCTCGGTTTCTCCAATTAGGCGATTATGCCCGTTCGCGGCGCAAGTTGTTCACGATCGCTCAGCCGGAAATTGACAAGCTAGCCCAGAAAACTGGCGGGCACGCAAACCTGATGATCGAAGAACACAACATCGGGGTATTCATATACACGGCCCAGGGACCAGAAGCAGTCCGCCTAGATACGCACGCCGGGATGCGTGTCCCGTTACACACGACGGCGCTTGGAAAAGCAATTATGGCCTATCTTCCCCGAGATGAAGTAGAGGAGATCATCGACTGTCGAGGTCTTACCAAAGTCACCGAGAACACTATCACAGGCCGTGAACGACTATTTGAGGAATTCCAAGCGATACGGGAACGGGGATTCGCGACCGATGACGAGGAACGAGTCGAAGGAATGCGCTGTATCGCAGTCCCGATTACGAATGAAGCGGGGCGAGCGATGGCAGCGGTTAGCATTTCAGGGCTCAAACGACGGATGAAAGGCGACAAATTCACCGAAGAGATTCCTGAACAAGTACTCCAAAGTGCGAACGCCATTGAGGTCAACTTGACATATTCCTAA
- a CDS encoding trans-sulfuration enzyme family protein: protein MTETFEFATEAVHRGETDGEQQYLTGDVVSPIHLATHHEMEAPGETKNGYKYARFGNPTRDALESRLARLTSGSEAIAFNSGTAAITTAALTLCDPGDHLVAFDGVYGGTRLLLEDLFRDVLGVEVEYVDARSTETVEEHVRADTALFWMESPTNPLLKLCDISELADVADAHNIPLCVDNTFATPYLQQPLDLGADVVIHSTTKYLNGHSDSTGGAVATNDPAIADRVSTLQEYVFGNALSPFDAYLVLRGTKTLPLRMEQHETNAQAIAEFLVDHPKVQGVHYPGLESHPQHELARQQMDGFGGIVSFELDASEAETRAFIEELEVFTVAVSLGGVESLVDHPWTMSASFISPEERRAAGISDSLVRMPIGIEDSQDLIQDIEQALSLL from the coding sequence ATGACCGAGACATTTGAATTCGCAACTGAGGCAGTTCATCGAGGTGAAACAGATGGTGAACAACAGTATCTCACGGGAGACGTAGTTTCACCGATTCACTTGGCTACACACCACGAAATGGAGGCACCTGGAGAGACAAAAAACGGATACAAGTATGCTCGATTCGGGAACCCGACCCGGGACGCACTGGAATCGCGGCTCGCTCGCCTCACAAGTGGATCAGAAGCTATCGCATTCAACTCCGGGACAGCAGCAATAACGACGGCCGCCCTCACGCTCTGTGATCCGGGTGATCACCTCGTAGCGTTCGATGGTGTGTATGGCGGCACGAGGCTGCTTCTTGAAGACTTATTCAGGGACGTATTAGGCGTCGAAGTGGAATACGTGGACGCTAGAAGCACTGAGACCGTCGAAGAACACGTCAGAGCAGATACCGCCCTCTTCTGGATGGAATCTCCGACGAATCCGCTGTTGAAGCTGTGTGATATCTCCGAACTGGCCGACGTGGCTGATGCGCATAACATCCCACTCTGTGTGGACAACACGTTTGCGACACCGTATTTGCAGCAACCACTAGACTTGGGTGCCGACGTCGTCATTCATAGCACAACAAAGTACCTGAACGGTCACAGTGACTCGACAGGTGGTGCTGTCGCCACGAACGATCCGGCGATAGCAGACAGGGTTTCGACGCTGCAAGAATACGTCTTCGGGAACGCATTATCGCCGTTCGACGCGTATCTCGTGCTACGAGGGACGAAGACGCTTCCACTCAGGATGGAGCAACACGAAACGAACGCTCAGGCAATCGCGGAGTTCCTCGTTGACCACCCCAAAGTCCAGGGGGTCCACTATCCGGGACTCGAATCGCATCCCCAACACGAGCTCGCCAGACAACAAATGGACGGATTCGGGGGAATCGTCTCGTTCGAATTAGACGCTTCGGAAGCTGAAACCAGAGCCTTCATCGAGGAATTAGAGGTATTCACTGTCGCTGTGAGTCTCGGCGGGGTGGAATCCCTCGTTGACCATCCGTGGACGATGTCTGCATCATTTATTTCACCGGAAGAACGGCGTGCTGCGGGGATTTCCGACTCGTTAGTTCGAATGCCGATAGGTATTGAGGATAGTCAGGATCTGATTCAAGATATCGAGCAAGCGCTTTCCCTGTTATAG
- a CDS encoding cupin domain-containing protein — MTATNPTPTIRRASEITYDTVELAEGLQKGVLLGDEDGTPNFNMRRFILEPGARVPRHTNEVEHEQFVIEGEYQIGIDEEIHTVSAGDSLLIPAGVEHWYRNDSDDRGSFLCVVPKGADQITIRE; from the coding sequence ATGACAGCCACAAATCCCACACCAACCATCCGCCGAGCCTCGGAGATCACCTACGACACCGTCGAGTTGGCCGAAGGTCTCCAGAAAGGCGTCTTGCTGGGTGATGAGGATGGGACGCCGAATTTCAATATGCGACGGTTCATCCTCGAGCCAGGGGCACGCGTCCCCCGACACACCAACGAGGTCGAACACGAACAGTTCGTCATCGAGGGCGAATACCAGATCGGAATCGACGAGGAGATCCACACCGTTTCGGCAGGTGATTCACTTCTGATCCCAGCGGGTGTCGAACACTGGTATCGAAACGACAGCGACGACCGCGGGTCGTTTCTCTGTGTCGTGCCGAAGGGAGCCGATCAGATCACCATCCGTGAGTAA
- a CDS encoding aminomethyltransferase family protein, whose amino-acid sequence MSDSLQARLESVDSTVDMLRDADLEFNQYVFPDEHTNWIEEQRSVRESCAIVDQSYHMEPCFVKGPEAIDFLENIGVNSFSKIRSQDPPQAINLLMCNPNGYIIGDQILFYLGENEFSSVGSVWANNWIRYTSETLDYDVETETPYSPYMENAMPPRYRFQIQGPNALDVMEDIVDGSLPEISLFEMDVIEICNHDVYALGHGMAATAGLEIFGPYEYHGEVLDAILAAGEAYDIRQLGSKAYKTGKIGSGWLVGPVPAIYENEEMKGYREWLDAEGTEATFSIGGSFVSDDIRDYYMTPMERGQGHLVNFDHDFVGREALEEMVNEPQRQRVTFVWNEEDVIDVFASLFRDGKTSKFIDMPDTANTWSKSHYDKVKKDGEIVGLSKYPGYLFYEREMLSLGTIDRAYSDPGTEVTFEWGDQSNKQRVEQHKPVEIRATVAPAPYVTGGRESM is encoded by the coding sequence ATGTCCGATAGCCTACAAGCACGTCTTGAGTCCGTCGACAGTACTGTCGATATGTTACGTGACGCTGATTTAGAGTTCAATCAGTACGTATTCCCCGATGAACACACGAACTGGATTGAGGAACAGCGTTCCGTTCGAGAGTCGTGTGCTATTGTTGATCAGTCGTATCATATGGAGCCGTGTTTTGTCAAGGGGCCGGAAGCAATCGACTTCTTGGAGAACATCGGTGTAAACAGTTTTTCGAAGATACGCAGTCAGGACCCGCCACAGGCGATTAACTTACTGATGTGCAATCCAAATGGATACATCATTGGCGACCAGATCCTGTTTTATTTAGGAGAGAACGAGTTCTCTTCAGTAGGCTCGGTCTGGGCGAACAACTGGATCCGGTACACTTCTGAGACGCTGGATTACGATGTCGAAACGGAGACCCCATACAGCCCGTATATGGAAAATGCGATGCCCCCACGGTACCGGTTCCAGATCCAGGGGCCGAACGCTCTTGACGTAATGGAAGATATCGTCGACGGCTCGCTACCGGAAATTTCGCTCTTCGAGATGGACGTTATCGAAATCTGCAACCACGATGTATACGCTCTAGGCCACGGAATGGCAGCTACAGCAGGATTGGAGATATTCGGGCCGTATGAGTACCACGGTGAGGTACTCGATGCAATCCTCGCCGCAGGTGAAGCGTACGACATTCGTCAGCTTGGATCGAAGGCGTACAAGACTGGGAAAATCGGCTCTGGATGGCTTGTCGGCCCCGTTCCAGCGATTTACGAGAATGAGGAAATGAAAGGCTACCGGGAGTGGCTTGACGCTGAGGGTACGGAGGCAACCTTTTCTATCGGTGGCAGCTTTGTCTCTGACGACATCAGAGACTATTATATGACGCCAATGGAGCGCGGTCAGGGTCACCTTGTGAATTTTGACCACGACTTCGTCGGGCGAGAGGCGCTTGAGGAGATGGTCAACGAGCCGCAGCGACAGCGGGTCACATTCGTCTGGAACGAGGAGGACGTCATCGACGTATTCGCCTCTCTGTTCCGGGACGGAAAGACGAGCAAGTTCATCGATATGCCCGACACAGCGAATACATGGTCGAAGAGTCACTACGACAAAGTCAAGAAGGATGGAGAGATAGTTGGCCTCTCGAAGTACCCCGGATATCTGTTCTACGAACGTGAGATGTTGTCCTTAGGGACGATCGATCGCGCCTATAGCGATCCAGGGACGGAAGTGACGTTTGAGTGGGGCGACCAGTCCAATAAGCAGCGTGTCGAACAGCACAAGCCCGTGGAAATCCGGGCGACAGTCGCACCAGCTCCTTATGTTACCGGCGGTCGGGAGTCGATGTAA
- a CDS encoding PIN domain-containing protein: MPRALIDTTALFAAAYRRDGSHDAALPVLQGIDNGTLPEAVVLNYVLAETLNDLTTHAGHDAAVDLLDRIEENARFHIDSLTTDALATGKALFRQHEPLSFVDACIVAYMQTEGLGYLYAFDDDFDAVEDVYRLDTATNPYDPN; this comes from the coding sequence ATGCCTCGTGCACTCATCGATACGACAGCCCTTTTTGCCGCCGCATACCGGCGGGATGGATCCCACGATGCCGCGCTTCCCGTGCTCCAGGGCATCGACAATGGAACGCTCCCGGAGGCAGTCGTCCTCAACTACGTGCTCGCAGAAACGCTCAACGACCTCACGACCCACGCCGGCCACGACGCAGCCGTCGATCTCCTCGATCGCATCGAGGAAAACGCCCGCTTCCACATCGACTCACTCACCACTGACGCCCTCGCGACAGGAAAGGCCCTCTTTCGCCAACACGAACCCCTCTCCTTCGTCGATGCCTGCATTGTCGCGTATATGCAAACCGAGGGGCTCGGCTACCTGTATGCGTTTGACGACGATTTTGACGCCGTCGAGGATGTCTATCGGCTCGATACAGCGACGAATCCCTATGACCCGAACTGA
- the merB gene encoding organomercurial lyase codes for MAARRIRVINLPTSLGARTRVSSPVGSGAMCNANTDSTTTDAADTCCSSNAQKTNGDRVKTHWLDGPDLLDQPLPDDLQSALGRLFGRDSVETLAEWAREIRQRTGGGSIDVDQLCHTDDETAHWGDVDGERFHFQCFYDAVILAALEDRAVDIHTVSPRGAVVEARAVGSEKLSVTPETAVFSLGIASDAHKQSSGDPTLQDNYATVCPYVKAFPDRDAYKAWADEVPAATVATPLAGATAFARALTDERTRDQ; via the coding sequence ATGGCAGCACGACGAATTCGGGTCATAAACCTGCCCACGTCACTGGGAGCAAGGACGAGGGTGAGTTCTCCCGTTGGTTCAGGTGCGATGTGTAACGCAAACACTGATTCGACGACAACCGACGCGGCCGATACCTGCTGCAGTAGCAACGCACAGAAGACGAACGGCGATCGAGTCAAGACCCACTGGCTCGATGGCCCCGACCTGCTGGACCAGCCACTTCCCGACGACCTGCAATCGGCGCTCGGACGACTCTTCGGTCGGGATTCCGTCGAGACGCTTGCCGAGTGGGCACGCGAGATTCGACAGCGTACGGGTGGTGGTTCGATCGATGTCGACCAGCTCTGTCATACCGACGACGAGACCGCCCACTGGGGCGACGTGGACGGCGAGCGCTTCCACTTCCAGTGTTTCTACGATGCGGTCATCCTGGCCGCGCTGGAAGATCGGGCGGTCGACATCCACACTGTCAGCCCACGGGGTGCGGTCGTCGAAGCCCGCGCCGTCGGGAGCGAGAAACTGTCGGTCACGCCGGAGACCGCCGTGTTCTCGCTGGGTATCGCGTCCGACGCTCATAAACAGTCCAGTGGGGACCCGACGCTGCAGGACAATTACGCTACCGTCTGTCCGTACGTCAAGGCCTTCCCAGACCGCGACGCATACAAGGCCTGGGCCGACGAAGTCCCTGCCGCGACTGTGGCTACGCCACTCGCCGGTGCAACGGCGTTCGCACGAGCACTGACTGACGAGCGGACACGAGACCAATAA
- a CDS encoding acyl-CoA dehydrogenase family protein: protein MKFQLTEEQQRLRDEVRQYAQDEIRPQAIELDQAEEHPTEILNELSDRGYTGITIPETYGGMGEGMVELALIIEELAAALMPVAGAVALHLGVAEAIQRFGTDEQRDTYLPSMASYDTVGVLGMSEQNAGSNKLEMETTAKREGDEWVLNGHKQWLTNFQGGDYVLTYAKTGPESERPHNITAFLVSTDRFDVEKVWDTLGSQTVKSPRGVLRDVRVPDRQRVGEVGEAYVQRAKLQTGVNVPARGVGLARAALDDTVAYTSQREQFDHPIGDFQGVKWKVGEMAQRVDTARLLTLRAADRADRGYDTTREFSMAKVSATQAAVDNANEAMQLHGGIGYTTETHVERYLRDARLLTIAGGPNEGHKDTVAESVYADHPRWDSNYDRDI from the coding sequence ATGAAATTCCAACTTACCGAAGAGCAACAGCGACTCCGAGATGAAGTCCGCCAGTACGCACAGGACGAAATCAGACCGCAGGCGATTGAACTGGACCAAGCTGAGGAACATCCGACCGAGATCCTCAATGAGCTAAGTGACCGTGGATACACTGGGATCACCATCCCAGAAACGTACGGTGGAATGGGTGAAGGGATGGTTGAACTCGCGCTGATAATCGAGGAACTCGCTGCGGCACTAATGCCCGTCGCAGGTGCAGTGGCCTTACATCTCGGCGTGGCAGAGGCCATCCAGCGGTTTGGAACCGACGAACAACGTGATACGTACCTGCCGTCGATGGCTTCCTACGACACTGTCGGTGTCCTCGGAATGAGTGAGCAGAACGCCGGGAGTAACAAATTGGAAATGGAGACGACCGCCAAGCGGGAAGGCGACGAGTGGGTTCTGAACGGACACAAGCAGTGGCTCACCAACTTTCAAGGCGGCGATTACGTCCTCACGTATGCGAAGACCGGCCCAGAGAGTGAACGTCCACACAATATCACCGCGTTCCTCGTGTCCACCGATAGGTTCGACGTGGAGAAAGTCTGGGATACGCTTGGCTCTCAGACGGTAAAATCACCGAGAGGGGTCCTCAGGGATGTTCGCGTTCCGGATCGACAAAGGGTCGGAGAGGTGGGAGAGGCATACGTCCAGCGCGCGAAGCTCCAGACGGGAGTGAACGTGCCCGCTCGTGGCGTCGGCCTCGCACGCGCCGCACTCGATGACACCGTCGCGTACACCAGTCAACGAGAGCAGTTCGACCACCCCATCGGTGACTTCCAGGGCGTCAAGTGGAAAGTTGGCGAGATGGCTCAGCGGGTAGATACCGCACGACTGCTGACGTTGCGCGCAGCAGATCGTGCTGACCGGGGGTATGACACGACCCGAGAGTTCAGCATGGCGAAGGTGTCTGCGACACAGGCAGCCGTAGACAACGCCAACGAAGCCATGCAACTTCACGGCGGCATCGGCTACACAACGGAAACACACGTGGAACGGTATCTCCGAGACGCTCGCCTGCTGACGATTGCTGGCGGACCCAACGAAGGACACAAAGACACAGTCGCTGAGTCTGTGTACGCCGATCATCCAAGGTGGGACTCGAATTATGACCGAGACATTTGA
- a CDS encoding AbrB/MazE/SpoVT family DNA-binding domain-containing protein: protein MSSDRIDAESKVSGNQANIPARIRRELDIDDGDQLRWHLEDDGSIRVHVIQQQTGTFADFDGYAGEETTDVTSDHDAWGVDIE, encoded by the coding sequence ATGAGCAGCGACAGAATTGACGCCGAAAGCAAGGTGTCTGGAAACCAAGCGAATATTCCCGCCCGGATTCGGCGGGAACTCGATATCGACGATGGTGATCAACTCCGTTGGCATCTCGAAGACGACGGGAGCATTCGGGTCCACGTCATCCAACAGCAAACGGGCACGTTCGCCGATTTTGACGGCTACGCTGGTGAGGAGACAACCGATGTGACGAGCGATCACGACGCCTGGGGCGTCGACATCGAGTAA
- a CDS encoding class I SAM-dependent methyltransferase, with protein sequence MLGRMEWLNRLVTRRYRQPHFQQARGRVLDVACGTATNARYVPDATEYVGIDVSVDMLEQAAANVDWLTRGETLREMDAQNLDFEDDSFDTVISSLSTCTFPDPVAALSEMGRVCAPDGQILLLEHGRSSVGSIARFQDWRADAHFEKHSCRWNQEPLDVVVESPLTVVESSSALLGIITAIEARPE encoded by the coding sequence ATGCTGGGTCGTATGGAGTGGCTCAACAGGCTGGTGACGCGACGCTATCGGCAGCCACACTTCCAGCAGGCCCGCGGGCGCGTCCTCGATGTGGCCTGTGGCACGGCGACCAACGCTCGGTACGTTCCAGACGCCACGGAGTACGTCGGCATCGACGTCAGCGTCGATATGCTCGAACAGGCTGCGGCGAACGTCGATTGGCTGACTCGCGGCGAAACCCTCCGGGAGATGGACGCACAGAATCTCGACTTCGAGGACGACAGTTTCGACACCGTCATCTCCTCGCTGTCGACGTGTACGTTCCCCGATCCCGTTGCGGCACTCTCGGAGATGGGGCGGGTCTGTGCCCCCGACGGCCAGATTCTGCTGTTAGAACACGGCCGCAGTAGCGTCGGTTCCATTGCCCGCTTTCAGGACTGGCGAGCCGACGCCCACTTCGAGAAGCACAGCTGTCGCTGGAACCAGGAACCCCTCGATGTCGTTGTCGAGTCGCCGCTGACAGTCGTCGAGTCATCCTCGGCCCTGCTGGGCATCATCACTGCCATCGAGGCGCGTCCAGAGTGA
- a CDS encoding orc1/cdc6 family replication initiation protein: MRTHDSDGSTPDSDPSENETTTDADLVSNSSETVPSQSTEQSSSRQSADFDQTTESQSIEEMLLEFDEQDGLIRDRSLLDPNYIVSEDRIVGRDEQLQEVTKMLRVALGDNRPPNLFLYGPSGTGKSLITKAVCKNISRICDSRDIKFGTIEVNCQDLDTLGVAVYELAQQAADEAGVDVEVPKHGVATKEKWDELYRIVNENFDSVVFVLDELDMLVGRRDKQEPAFSRLLYQLSRAGAADDLTAYLSVVAISNDTKMMESVGSRALSSFTPEDVHFDDYDANQLQAILRRRQDAFHDGVVEDDVIPLAAAFAAQTHGDARKAIDLMRVAGELAEREGDDRVREEHVRQAQDKVEKNRVLEVVRGISTQKKLCLYATAAVASETKDGTARSTSGYRVYQYLTDSIDADQYQQESYVNKMKELTTYSLVDFERRSHGPSSGMFLEFQFGERPETILDTLREDSRLKMVSDDEVTSVVRAQLRNET, translated from the coding sequence ATGAGGACTCACGATTCTGATGGCTCCACGCCAGACTCGGACCCATCGGAAAATGAGACCACGACGGACGCGGATCTCGTATCTAACTCCTCAGAAACTGTGCCTTCGCAATCGACAGAGCAATCGTCATCTCGCCAATCTGCCGATTTTGACCAGACGACGGAGTCACAATCCATCGAGGAGATGCTTCTTGAGTTCGACGAGCAGGATGGCCTCATCCGTGATCGGTCACTCCTCGACCCAAACTACATCGTTTCGGAGGACCGCATTGTCGGTCGCGACGAACAACTTCAGGAAGTCACGAAAATGCTTCGCGTTGCACTCGGCGACAACCGTCCCCCAAACCTGTTTCTGTACGGTCCCTCCGGGACGGGGAAGTCGCTCATTACGAAAGCCGTCTGCAAAAACATTAGTCGCATCTGTGACTCACGAGATATCAAGTTTGGTACGATCGAAGTCAACTGCCAGGATCTCGATACGCTCGGCGTCGCGGTCTATGAACTCGCACAGCAAGCCGCAGACGAAGCCGGGGTCGACGTCGAAGTTCCGAAACACGGGGTCGCAACGAAAGAGAAGTGGGACGAACTCTACCGCATCGTCAACGAGAACTTCGATTCCGTCGTGTTCGTCCTTGACGAACTGGATATGCTCGTTGGCCGCCGGGACAAACAGGAGCCTGCGTTCTCCCGGCTGCTCTACCAGCTCTCCCGAGCCGGTGCCGCTGACGACCTGACTGCGTATCTCTCTGTGGTTGCGATTTCGAACGACACAAAGATGATGGAGTCCGTCGGCAGTCGTGCACTAAGCTCGTTCACGCCTGAAGATGTCCATTTCGATGACTACGATGCGAACCAACTTCAGGCCATCCTCCGCCGCCGCCAGGATGCCTTCCACGACGGTGTCGTCGAAGATGACGTCATCCCGCTGGCAGCGGCGTTCGCTGCACAAACCCACGGTGACGCACGGAAAGCGATCGACTTGATGCGTGTCGCCGGTGAACTCGCTGAGCGGGAAGGCGACGATCGTGTTCGCGAAGAACACGTCCGACAGGCCCAAGATAAAGTCGAAAAGAACCGCGTTCTCGAGGTTGTCCGTGGGATTAGCACACAAAAGAAACTCTGTTTGTACGCGACGGCGGCTGTTGCGTCCGAAACGAAAGACGGCACTGCGCGGAGCACGTCCGGATATCGAGTATATCAGTATCTGACCGACTCGATCGATGCAGACCAGTACCAACAGGAGTCGTACGTCAACAAGATGAAAGAGCTGACGACGTACTCCTTGGTCGATTTCGAGCGCCGGAGCCACGGGCCGAGCTCGGGGATGTTCCTCGAGTTCCAGTTCGGTGAACGTCCGGAGACGATTTTGGACACGCTACGTGAGGATTCCCGGCTCAAAATGGTCTCCGACGACGAAGTGACGTCGGTTGTGAGAGCACAACTGCGAAACGAAACCTGA
- a CDS encoding helix-turn-helix domain-containing protein, whose translation MREAKVSITDGDLSEMGIEKLFSLSQEAGLRNFEELACRGRGAVIQVELETRCDETALDELEYVNKWNHVAERDDSHVYVISFTAPDLPESLEETAGDLVGTCDPDVDERGATMSLVGPHKAVSGQLNEYEDAGISPTLQRIGGYDGPDYPLDDLTARQREVIQTAWEMGYYEVPKAVSAKEIATELELDSSTVNEHLQRAERNLLGQLL comes from the coding sequence ATGCGTGAAGCGAAAGTCAGCATCACGGACGGAGATCTCAGTGAGATGGGTATCGAGAAACTCTTCTCGCTGAGTCAGGAGGCAGGCCTCCGCAACTTCGAGGAACTGGCCTGTCGTGGGAGGGGAGCGGTCATCCAGGTCGAACTGGAGACGCGGTGTGACGAGACTGCGCTCGACGAGCTCGAGTACGTCAACAAGTGGAACCACGTGGCCGAACGCGATGACTCGCACGTCTACGTCATCTCCTTTACCGCGCCGGACCTGCCGGAGAGTCTCGAAGAGACGGCCGGGGATCTCGTGGGGACCTGTGACCCCGACGTAGACGAACGTGGAGCGACGATGTCCCTTGTCGGCCCGCATAAGGCGGTTTCTGGGCAACTCAACGAGTACGAAGATGCCGGAATCTCGCCGACCCTCCAGCGCATCGGGGGCTACGACGGTCCCGACTACCCGTTGGACGACCTGACCGCGCGCCAGCGCGAGGTTATCCAGACGGCCTGGGAGATGGGCTACTACGAAGTCCCCAAGGCGGTCTCTGCCAAGGAGATTGCGACCGAGCTGGAGCTCGATTCTTCAACGGTCAACGAACACCTCCAGCGTGCCGAGCGGAATCTGCTAGGACAGCTGCTTTGA
- a CDS encoding zinc-dependent alcohol dehydrogenase has translation MKAIIQTGPRSVETREQKIPSIESNEVLVKVHTAGLCGSDAHAYKYDDGYEWIPIPRIMGHEYSGEIVTVGDDVNGFIEGDKIVEEPIHECGRCFQCKNDQENVCQNFSITGLHRDGAYAEYVAVTPEHLHAVPDSVSLQHAAITEPTSIATRAVFEQSVTTPGDHVLVEGPGPIGTLIAAVVNSLGANVVVSGLEQDAAYRLPLLNDLGIETVNMAAESLEERTDELTDGIGFDIVFDATGHHSGAGIALEKVRKGGQIVVVGIPNEESEITLTSGVRGEIDINTSYGSTWSNFEQALRLMERGEIAVDTILDTSFSTDEPTRAFEAFLNSESCKPIFQFGA, from the coding sequence ATGAAAGCAATTATTCAAACCGGACCGCGCTCCGTTGAGACACGAGAACAAAAAATTCCCTCAATCGAATCCAACGAAGTGCTTGTAAAGGTCCACACCGCCGGTCTTTGTGGGAGTGACGCCCACGCATACAAATACGATGACGGATACGAGTGGATCCCTATCCCGCGAATTATGGGCCACGAGTATTCAGGTGAAATAGTTACTGTGGGGGACGACGTTAATGGATTCATCGAAGGGGATAAAATAGTTGAGGAACCGATTCACGAGTGTGGGCGGTGCTTCCAGTGTAAAAATGATCAAGAGAATGTCTGTCAGAATTTTTCAATAACTGGCCTCCATCGGGATGGTGCATACGCAGAATACGTCGCCGTCACTCCAGAACACCTCCACGCCGTTCCCGACAGCGTCTCGCTGCAACATGCTGCTATCACCGAACCGACGAGCATCGCAACACGGGCGGTCTTCGAGCAGTCCGTCACCACACCAGGAGACCACGTTCTCGTAGAAGGTCCGGGTCCGATCGGAACCCTCATCGCGGCCGTCGTCAACTCGCTTGGTGCCAATGTCGTCGTTTCGGGACTTGAACAGGACGCTGCCTACCGACTGCCGCTGTTGAACGACCTAGGTATCGAGACAGTGAATATGGCGGCCGAGAGTCTTGAGGAGCGAACCGACGAACTGACCGATGGAATCGGGTTCGACATCGTATTTGACGCGACAGGACACCACTCCGGTGCTGGCATAGCGCTCGAAAAGGTTCGAAAAGGAGGGCAGATTGTCGTCGTAGGCATTCCTAACGAGGAGAGCGAGATCACGCTCACGTCTGGTGTTCGTGGCGAGATTGATATTAACACCTCGTACGGATCGACTTGGTCGAACTTCGAACAGGCACTCCGACTAATGGAACGTGGCGAGATTGCGGTCGATACAATCCTCGACACTTCTTTCAGTACGGATGAGCCGACCCGAGCGTTCGAGGCGTTCCTCAATTCTGAGTCCTGCAAGCCCATATTCCAGTTCGGGGCCTGA